The Fusarium oxysporum f. sp. lycopersici 4287 chromosome 6, whole genome shotgun sequence DNA segment TACCTAGGAGGAAAATCACCATCAGATGACGCAAAGTGGACGCCAAACATGCAGGCAGTCCATGCAACTATACGATTTGCGACGGCCACAGGCCGACTCGACACACAATACTGAAACCAGATTGCAAGGATCACACCTATTTACTCCTACTAATCTACTCACACTAAACACCAAACACCCAGTCTTATAAAAGCGGACATCGCTTCAGCCGCCGTTGATAGGACGTTTAACACTTGAAGAATAGCCTTCAAGCTAGTTCGCTGGCTATGCTAATAAATCACAGGAAAATGCAGGGAGCCAATAGGGTAGAAGAAAAAAGCACAATCAAGGAACAGGCGCATTATGGACTCGAGGAGGCCTATTTCAATTCATATGGTGAAAAGCAGGGTGCAGTCTGGGCGCTGGGAAATACGGACACAGATTGAGCAACGTGTAGCACAGCACAGGCTTGGAGAGGCGAGGACGAAAGCTAAGCAATGTATGTACGGATTAGTGGCTAGTGCCCTATCGGCCAAAATAAGCCGCCAGGCGTAATAaattgtattgtattgtgAAAGATACCCTACATCAAGCGGAAACAACATTGAGTTCTATGGTAGTATCCCAGACGAAAAAATATAATACGGCTTTGGCTTTTCTCCATCTCCACTTGTCTGACCAGTGTTTTATACCAAAGAGTAACTTTTGACATCTCTATGATGAGACCCTCGGCAGGGGCCTCGAAGAGCGGCCGGAGGTTATTCGGGGAATATCCCCTCTTTGACGATCGAAATTATCCTCtgtaagaagaagaagagaccTAACAAGAAGACTAAAAGGAAGAGGCCTAGAAGGAAGACTAAGCAAAAGGCGCAGGCAAGCAAGCGGCTTTGCCTACGCCTTTGATGACAGCTTGCTGTTAGCATCAGGGTCTTGGATTTCTTTACTCTGGCATAACCCCAAGTCATGTAGATCTGTCAAAACATATATCTCCCAGCAATGCGCCAAATAGAACATCTACCTAGTATTAATGACAATGGAGAGCTATAAATGTTAAAAACGACTTGTATATACAAACTGACAAAAACGACTGCGCCACAAATTGTCAAAAACGACTGCGCCACAAATTGTCAAAAGCGACTGCGCCACAAAATTGTCCAAAATGAAAGCagcaaaaaagaaaaccaGCGTAAACTCAGTGCGTGGTTACGCTCCTCGCCAGACATTCGGCTTCCAGGGTAACTGAAAGGGAACAGCCGCTAGTGATTCCTGGTTAAATAATAATTTCGCCATGTCAAGGAAGCCGGCAATGCTATTATGATCGGCCAGCCATCATTGACTCAATCTATCGCCATATTCTTGATCGATTCACCACATAATGTCGGCTCAATCAGTTTCCCCATCCTTAAGTTCAACCAGCACTCTTCATTCAGCCCCTAAACGTAGGATAAGACACATGTAGCTGTAATGTGAGATATATAAACAAACCAGTACATTTAAGGTATCACAACACGTAATCGAAAATTCTCTAGGGACGAAGTAGACTACACAgctttctccttctccttctccttctccttctccttctgcttctgcttctgcttctgcttctgcttccgCGTTGATGTCGATGTCGTTTTCGGCTTTCGCTTTGGCTTAGCCTTCCCtccctctctttcttcctcgttctcttcctccgtcttcctcttcctcttcttaCTGGGCAGTGTATGGACAGCATCCTTAGTGGTAGCCGTGTCGCTAACGGCAGTAAACTTTCTCCCCAATCTCCCTTCATTCCTATCCCTGAGAGTTTTGATCGTTTCATCCGATAGTCCAGCCTTTCTTTCCACTGTTCGTTTGTGTGGTTCAGCTCCTTCTATTTCTACTGAAATATCGAGTGTTCCGTCCGCCTTTATAACGACTTTCAAAATAAAAGGTGTATCTTTTTTCATCTTATGATAGAAAGAATAGAGGGAGATATTTTCTGAGAACTTTTCGCTTTGCCCTTGGCATATGTGAAGCTCGGTCTCGTCATCGTGGCGAGCCCATAACTTTTTAACCTTGGTACAAGGAATCTTTTCGCTCTGTGCTGCCAACACTTCTATTGTGTCGTCTTCAGTTCCGATGCTAATGCGCTGGCCCAGCACTTCTGCGACGGTAATTTCGTCGCACAGCGCAGCGTAAGCAGCCCCTTGGGAGACAAGTGAAGCTAGGTCGATTAGGGGAAGACGCTTGCTTCCAAACTTTCTGGTACACCAGTCTTGAAGCACCGGGTGATAGAGAGTGCACCCCACTACAATCACACCGTCAACCCGTCTCATGTCCGGAGCGGCTTGGTCGACAACTTTGTTTAGTCTTCCAAAGAAATCCTGGACGCCCTTCAGATCCTTGAACACGTCTGTCTCAATCTTACTAACTTGACTGCCGTATCTGATACGCATAGTGCCGGACGTGGTATGCTTGGCCGCCTCGCACGCAAGGCGGCGCTCGTGCGGAGAGAGACCGTGATCCACCTTAGCATCGAACCAATCTTCCAGTGCAGTGGTGAGATCTCCCCCTCCGGTGTAGTTGTCCCCAGATATGGCTTGAACGTCGAAACTCGTTCGCTCGTTGTTGGCATAGACCAATGCGCAGTCGGTGGTTCCGTCTCCAACGTCAACGACGAGAAAATAGTTTCCCTTCGTATCAGGGTATCTGCGGGAAAACCCTATCATTGCTGCGGTTGGCTCGTTGATGACTTTCGCATATGAAAGACCAATGATTTTGCACGAGTCCAACACGGCTTGGCGTGATAGATCAGTGAAGTTGGCTGGTATTGCGACTACACAGCGGCCAACCTGCTTACCGGTAGTTTCCTCAGCGCGCGTTTTCAGGTGATCGACAAGTAGGGCATAGGCCTCCTCAGGTCTTACTTCCTCCTCGCCAATCTTATGGACTGGAATCCCCTCCTCGTTGATCTGAAACTCCGTATCCGACTCCTCGATGTGCCTTTTCAGCTTCCCATCTTGAGGATTGCGACGGCCCATGAACCGTTTGGACCTTCGAATCAAATGGCCGCCCTCGCTTGGTGCCGTGATATCCATCGGAGCCACCAGCCATTGGCCCTCCTCAATCGCAATGGTTGAGGGTACTGTCTTTCGGTCGCACCCAAAATCGAGAACTACCGGTTTGCCATCAGCGCCTATGTAGGCGGCAGCAGAACTGAACGTGCCAGGGTCCAGGCCAATCTAGACTAGTTAGCATTGGGGGAACAATGAGCACATGAAGGATATTTGGGCGGTTACGGTGAGGTATTCTTCTTCGGCCATCCCTGCTACCTAGTTGTAGCTGTTGTTTTTGCTAGAGGAGCAGGGCAGAGAATGAGCTCCTGACGGATTTTATAAAGTCTGGGTCGCCGGACCAGTGGCACAGTATTTGCCGACCCGCCCCCCACCGGGTATGCTTACTGCAGTTCCGAAAAAGCAAAACCCGCCTTTCCCCTTCGCTCCTCATCAGACCCAGCTAGCGTGCACACCCTTGTTGTTCTCTGCCAGGCACGGGCGCTTAGAGTATGCGCCAGCAAGGGGGGCGAGAAGCCTGCTAGCCGTCTAAAAGGCTGCTGTCTCCGCCATTCCCCTCTGGATTGAACAAAGAAGGCCTCCTCAAGCAGTCAATCAACCCGTCGTGGCCAAGCGGATAGCATATCGCCCTTCGCCTTATTGATTGTTTCTTCCCTCATTCATCTCGACCCACTCTGCCGCCTTGCCCTCGTCTAGCCCGTTCCTGCGCTAGTCTTTCTTTCCTCACTTCCAATGAGCTCGCTTAAGAAGAACCGCAGCAGGCGGAACGAAGATGAAAAGAACCTGGACGCCTTGCGGGGTAATGACCTCGATAAGTACAGCGTACTTGATATTCTGGGTCTCGACGACAAGCTAGGTCCAATAGCTGGTTGCAAAGGCCCCTCGCTTTCAGAATGGAATTGTCGTAAGCGGAAGATAACCAAGAAACGCTTGACTGAGATACTACAGGAGCGCCGAATCCATCTACTTGAGGGCTCCCATAACgataaaaagaaaatgcTGGTTCTCAACAACGCCTTTAACTTTCTTCTCGGGGAAGATATACTATCCCGATTTCGCTTCTGGCTCAAGCACAGCAAGGACATTGTACGTGATGGACACGTCCGGCCTTCTTGCAGTAACGTGGAGTGCAAAAAAACAGAGCCAGTCGAAGAAGAACGCACAGCACGCGAGGTGCTCCTGAGTCCATCAGGCTCGAGAGTTCCAGGCAGGAATTccgaggccttggagaatGATTTGATTGTTATCTCGACGGATGATGAGTCTTCTGAATCCGGAGCACTTGATAAGAGCGCCTCCAGCGGAGTACCAGCCCCTCAATCGGTTGATGGCCAGCCTCAAACCTCTCGTCCAAATTTCAGGGACGGCACAAAATACACCCAAAACTCCGCAGCAGGGAGAATCCAATCTAATTCGGCTGCCTCGGGCATGGAAATGGTGGAAACGGCAATATCCCCGCCCCAAAGCCGCCATGCATTCCAAAAATACCTAAGACGCCAAAGTTACGTCTGTGAAGGCTGTGGTCGTGTTTCTACGCGAGATCGTTTACACCCATTTGCTCAGCGTAAAAAAATAGACCATGACCAGCTTTACCTTGAACAATGGGAACATTTCCAGGAGAAGAGCCCGCACCAAATGATTGAGGCAGCCACTAAATTTGTGCAAAAAGAGTGTGTAGTcgaagatcttcttcatctcagcgTTTCCCAACTCGAATTACTATTCCAGGGCAAACTTAGGAAACGCTACGCGATCACAGGACTGGGCCTTGGATCTCATGACGAGCCAGATAAGAGTCAGGGATCAGATCGAGATGCGCCAGCAGCAGATATTGATACGGCGCTCGAAGCCGCCATCGTCGCTATGGGGCCGGCGTGTGCCGTGAAATGTGTTATTGATCTCGGCATTTCCAAAGTTACTGCAATCTTTCGCCGCAACCTTGAAGAGCACCGCAAATATACCGAGGCCCTGAGCCAGGTGATTGAAGCGCCTGTCAATGCCAAACTGCCGTCGCCTGGTGTGAaacatcttcttgatctcggtaTTCCCGTACTTGGCTCTATCCTCCACGGCAGCCTTATGAGGTGCTATGCCAGGACTCAGGGGTCGGATCAACATGTCGTGCATGACCTCCCTGATCTCGACGCTTCCATGCCTGGCTCAATTCGTCACAGCAGCCCCGAAACACATCATCGGCATGCTTCCGTGGACCAAGCAATCGAGGCATTCATCAGCAAGGTGCAGCCGAGTGTTTTGCAAAACTTTCGTCATCTTGACATTGATACAATTGGCTCTATGATTCGTGACAAAGTCGAGAAACGCTCTGCGGCTGAATATTCAAGGCCTGACCCTACTGATGAGGCAGAGGAGACGCCGCCAGATCAGGATGCATTGGCTGGAAGAACTGTGACCGGAGATAACGGCGGTGCCAAGTCGATCCCCAGAGACAACGTCTCGGCTTCACCCGTCTCCCCAACGCCGATCCAGAGCAGCTACAAGTTGCCTCGACAGATGGATGGTGGCAAGTCTAGCGCCGTAAACCCTTCCACTGcttctccatcaccaaccactTCATCGAGAGACCGTGATATCGACTTGACACCGTTTTTGCCCTCACCACCAGCTGACTGTAGCCACGATGGTCTTTGTCCGTCTTTatgcgaagatgaagatgaagatccCCCTCCGGCCAACGGTAGGATCTCAATGGGACCAGATATGTCGCTTAATCAGGAACCATCAGCTACAGCCTCTGATGTCGCATCCTCCCGGACTGACAACTCCATAACCGTATCCCAAGTCTCTTGTATGAGTATCCAAAACAGAATGGTAACGACGCGCAAACGACCAATCGGCGATGAAGACACTGAAATCTCAGGCACTAAAGGTATGTTGCTAGACTCGGCCATCGCAACAGTATGCTAAACAAGTGGAAAGCGAAAAAGGCGAGACTCAATCAAGGCTCTCCTGCCGAAGGAAATGCATCTGTCATGGATGTCACTCAAGTGGATGAGGCAGAAGGCCATATAATTTTCGCGTCGTCATGCGGAGGCAGTGACGCGGCCTCAAACGCTCTAAAGGATTCTACTTACGTCTTAGGGCCTTCAGCGGGTGCCGAATCTAGCACCGCCGGCCCTTCGACTGCTGTTCCTCCGCTCCGCCTTTCGTCTTCGAGTGGTCAAAGCAACGAGGGGGGCTCGAATGCGCACCAGCCGTCGCCAAGCAGTAGCCGCCACACGGTATCAAACGAGTGTGCGTATACTTTTGATGACCAAACCAAACCTATCTCCTCAAGATGTGCGACAACCACATATAAAGAACATCTCGAGGTCAGCCCTCTCTACACATCCAATGATGGCAATTCTTATCCATCTCTACCCAGAAACGATATGCGGATAGTTTCGCGCAACCTGGTGGACCCGAAATCATCATCTCATGCCCAGTACCCCTCACAAGAAAAGGAACAACCGGAGCCTTACGAAGGCAATAAACAGGTCCAGTCTTTACATAGTACAGAAATGTCAGATCTATACGAGAAAAATTACGACCTTCGATCCTGTTCGACGCCCCCGATAGAGTTGAATGGTTTCGTGAATCTTGAAAATGTACAAGACCATGAGCGGACCCCATGGCTAGCCAATAAGAGAGCATCTGTACACAATGGGTAAGTCAAGGGAATTCATGGGAAGTAATAAATTAGCTGACGAGGGATGGGAACAATAGGGACTTTGATGCAGAAGCTGAGTTCTCACGCAACCAAGCGAAATTAGACACCGAGTCCCATCCTGAAATGCCAGCCACCGAAACCACCCTAGGATGCCATCAAGAGTACCAAAATCAAAACGGCGATCATCTTACTGAAGCAGGTACGttcaacatcagcaacctTTTCACATGCGCTAAGTGAACAAGTCACCTATAAGTACATCAGCAGCCAGGCAGCTATATCTTACTTGCAAGAGTCCAAACTGGGACTGCCGAGGGCAATGTTGGCTGGAGATACAACGCATTCATGGTTGACATACTTTCCAGTGAAATCGGCTATAGAAATATTGGAAAGTTTTGAGAGCGAAGGTATATTCAGCCTTGACAACTATGCCACTTAAACTAACAGAGCGACAGATGGGGAATGGAGAGACTTCACACCATGTCCGTTGGATTTTAGAGACAGTGAAGAATGTCTCAATTTGCTATCAAAGAATTTGGATCAGGTTTCCTATCGCGCATTGTTTATGAAATTTCCAGGTGCGAAGATGTCGCATCCTATGCCGTGTCATTTGGTTTTCTTTCCATCCCTAGCCGTTGGTCAAGCACTGGCCCAACTGCCATCGTTCCATGCCTTGAGTGCTTAGTATGCATCGTGGTATTCCTTTTCAAATGCAGCGATAACTTGGTCGTCGCTGGGGTCGGATTGCTGGGGCTTCACTGGCTTTCTCACATGCCCATCTGGAGAGGGAATACATTTGAGCTCAGTTTGGTGTGACCATATCCACCTTGTTGTTACTGTTGGGGCGTCAATGGATGGTACTGATGCGGCACTGACGACTATCAACCCGTAGCCTGGCAAATCAAGCTCTAGGGTATTGAATGTTGATAGTTCTCGTACGATATACTCGAATCCAAAAATCGAAGTCAGGTCGTGGTTGACTAAGTGAGTAGTGAAGCAGCTAAGGAATTCAGGATCCACCCTACTTAGGCCAGGCATAGAGCCCTCATGAATCTCGACAGGGCTCCAGCCTCGTGGAGTGAGTACAAATTTGCTTCCGTAGACTTTGCTAGAGTTGAGTGCATTATTTGCGACTTTTCTCGTAAAGTAGAACCGTTTTTTGATGGTTCGCCCGACTTGGTTATACCCATCTGGAAGTTTGAAATGCCTGTGCAGAACACTCAAGGCAAAAAACCCCTCAACCTTCCATCGCTTGAAGAGCGCTTCGAGCTGAGGTAGATGCTCCTTGActttctcttcaacctccGGCAGAGCGTCGTCTGTAGGGAGCTTGTTATGACTACAGACGTTAACCGCCATTTGGTAAATCGAGGATCAGGATGCGCACTCCTCACATGTCTGTGCAAAATGCTCTTCTTTGAGTGGCTGCCAAAGTCCCGGAATCTGAGCGTGATCAAACTCATATGAACCTGTAGTCAAAGCCATGGGTGCTGTGTGGATGAGATGTTAAGTTAAACCGCCCGATTTAGTAGCATGCGATTGTGCTGTACTGAATTATAGGATCTGTGTCGCAATAGGCAGTTTTGGCAGGTTATTCGATACAGTACCACCACGGAGGGAAATCTTCGTGGGATCGCAGGGCGGATGCAACAAGCGAGTACAAATAGGCGGGTCGGCACGCGTCATCGGATTTAGGGTACGATGTCTCCAAAGTAGCACGGGATTTCTTGCATAGTAATGCATACCGGGGCTCTGCATGCGGAAGCCTTAACCCATCTGCTTACAGAATCTGATTGGTTGCCGATCAAATAATTCCCTCATACCCCGCAGTGCCAGCTTATTATCGACCCATGATGCCGTCTCAACCAATGATCATATCCCACGATGACTGCCCTTTACCACTGCTCAAATCGCATCTTTTATTGGTGCCCCACTAACCAACCAGAACATCAATAGGGTCTGCGAAAACGGAATTCGAAACTTGCTCATATGTAACGCCAGCAGAGCCCGGACAAAGACGACACCAAAGCATGCTTTTTCTATGATTTAAATGTCACGTCCAATGGTGCTCCGGATGAACTCATTCTCTCCCAAACCGTAGACAACCCTCATCAACTGcggaaaaaggaaaaaaggcTTCACTGAGGGATTAATCAACGTGCCATTGACCTAATGGTGATTGGCGGGCGTCTTATTCTTGATGAGGGATTTTGGCCCCACTTGTGCGCGCTGATCAAATTAGGAAACAGGACAACATGATGCACTACGGAATTACTCTCAAGTACTTTTGGCATTTGCATGCGGGCCGGCACGAGCCATCGTGCATCAAAAATGACCCGTGAAA contains these protein-coding regions:
- a CDS encoding hypothetical protein (At least one base has a quality score < 10), translating into MSSLKKNRSRRNEDEKNLDALRGNDLDKYSVLDILGLDDKLGPIAGCKGPSLSEWNCRKRKITKKRLTEILQERRIHLLEGSHNDKKKMLVLNNAFNFLLGEDILSRFRFWLKHSKDIVRDGHVRPSCSNVECKKTEPVEEERTAREVLLSPSGSRVPGRNSEALENDLIVISTDDESSESGALDKSASSGVPAPQSVDGQPQTSRPNFRDGTKYTQNSAAGRIQSNSAASGMEMVETAISPPQSRHAFQKYLRRQSYVCEGCGRVSTRDRLHPFAQRKKIDHDQLYLEQWEHFQEKSPHQMIEAATKFVQKECVVEDLLHLSVSQLELLFQGKLRKRYAITGLGLGSHDEPDKSQGSDRDAPAADIDTALEAAIVAMGPACAVKCVIDLGISKVTAIFRRNLEEHRKYTEALSQVIEAPVNAKLPSPGVKHLLDLGIPVLGSILHGSLMRCYARTQGSDQHVVHDLPDLDASMPGSIRHSSPETHHRHASVDQAIEAFISKVQPSVLQNFRHLDIDTIGSMIRDKVEKRSAAEYSRPDPTDEAEETPPDQDALAGRTVTGDNGGAKSIPRDNVSASPVSPTPIQSSYKLPRQMDGGKSSAVNPSTASPSPTTSSRDRDIDLTPFLPSPPADCSHDGLCPSLCEDEDEDPPPANGRISMGPDMSLNQEPSATASDVASSRTDNSITVSQVSCMSIQNRMVTTRKRPIGDEDTEISGTKAKKARLNQGSPAEGNASVMDVTQVDEAEGHIIFASSCGGSDAASNALKDSTYVLGPSAGAESSTAGPSTAVPPLRLSSSSGQSNEGGSNAHQPSPSSSRHTVSNECAYTFDDQTKPISSRCATTTYKEHLEVSPLYTSNDGNSYPSLPRNDMRIVSRNLVDPKSSSHAQYPSQEKEQPEPYEGNKQVQSLHSTEMSDLYEKNYDLRSCSTPPIELNGFVNLENVQDHERTPWLANKRASVHNGDFDAEAEFSRNQAKLDTESHPEMPATETTLGCHQEYQNQNGDHLTEAGTFNISNLFTCAK